CAAATATATGTATTATTTTGTAGTTTGTTTAGCTGATCATGACATCCGACGTCGAAGGATCCCCGGTTAAGGCACTTATTGTTGAGGATTCGGCTGTTGAGACCATGATTCTCTCCGCCATGCTGCGTAAATTCCACTGCGAGATTACTACGGCTAAGAATGGGAAAGAAGCAGTGCAAATGTTCCTCGAGGGGAAGAAGTTTGACATTATTTTTTGTGACAAGGACATGCCCGTAATGTCTGGGCCTGAGGTATTAGTTTTCCATTT
This region of Lolium perenne isolate Kyuss_39 chromosome 2, Kyuss_2.0, whole genome shotgun sequence genomic DNA includes:
- the LOC127328325 gene encoding two-component response regulator ORR42-like; amino-acid sequence: MTSDVEGSPVKALIVEDSAVETMILSAMLRKFHCEITTAKNGKEAVQMFLEGKKFDIIFCDKDMPVMSGPEAIEKIRDLGEIHVKIVGVSVGDNAQEEFMRVGADEFLPKPMDLDVVGAIIQEIIKKKKNNDTV